TTCGTCAGAGAATTACTTGGCTTCTTGGTTCTATGCTTGTTTATGCTTTAGAATACCGTCTTGTCGGCTTAAACTTGATTCCTCAACCCATAATTATAAACAATGAAACTCACGGCTACTTTGCTTGCAAGGATAGGTGACTGGTCTAAGAAGTATGCAAACTTACCAGACCGGTACATAAACCGTGTTACAGAAAAAGTAAGCAACTGATTCAACTTGCCTTCGATTATTTACGTGCTCTCCTTGTTTGTTACTGCTCTATTTGTAACGCACATATTACACTCGCAGGTATATTGGAGAACACCTCGTGGGAAGCCGCAGTATCTTCCACGCACAATACAGCGCAAGAATCTTTATTTCTCTATCCATCGACCATGGACACAGGGGTACGCTATGGACAATTTGCCTCACCAACGTCAGAAACTTGTTCACATCGAGCCCATTAAACAGTGGAGTTTCTTCCGTGGAGATCGTGTATGCTATTTGCCAGAGATACATACACTTAGCGGGTTACTGCGGCGTGTTAAAGTACAATTCTTTCAGGTGGAAGTATTAGCTGGTGCCGATAAAGGCAAACAGGGTATAGTGAAGGATATTATACAAGAGAGAAACTGGATCATTGTCGAAGGGCTTAATACAAAATTAGAATGTATAGGTAAAAGCAAAACTTTCCCCGGCATTTATAG
This portion of the Andrena cerasifolii isolate SP2316 chromosome 9, iyAndCera1_principal, whole genome shotgun sequence genome encodes:
- the Mrpl24 gene encoding mitochondrial ribosomal protein L24; this encodes MKLTATLLARIGDWSKKYANLPDRYINRVTEKVYWRTPRGKPQYLPRTIQRKNLYFSIHRPWTQGYAMDNLPHQRQKLVHIEPIKQWSFFRGDRVEVLAGADKGKQGIVKDIIQERNWIIVEGLNTKLECIGKSKTFPGIYSQVEQPLLVTCQVQLVDPGDLASTPVEWRYTEEGEHVRVSSRTGRIIPIPPSSAETIDYKSPDVYIEQSKDTIEKEVLKITFEAKLKTFEMDIMDAMGIKEDRVPQKYYWY